A region from the Inhella inkyongensis genome encodes:
- a CDS encoding P-II family nitrogen regulator, with the protein MIQKHPKTQLKIVAEAALEPRLLAELKRHHIQAWTVYEVRGAFPEGERAGDWEADRSIELRVICDPGVADAVAEAVLQRFAPHYSVLISFTEVQVIRPERY; encoded by the coding sequence ATGATTCAAAAGCACCCCAAGACCCAGCTCAAGATCGTGGCCGAGGCAGCGCTGGAGCCGCGCCTGTTGGCCGAACTCAAGCGCCATCACATCCAGGCCTGGACGGTCTATGAGGTGCGCGGCGCCTTCCCGGAGGGCGAACGAGCCGGCGATTGGGAGGCCGACCGCAGCATCGAGTTGCGGGTGATCTGTGATCCCGGCGTGGCCGATGCGGTGGCCGAGGCCGTGCTGCAGCGCTTTGCGCCGCACTACAGCGTGTTGATCAGCTTCACCGAGGTTCAGGTGATCCGACCTGAGCGGTACTGA
- a CDS encoding sodium-dependent bicarbonate transport family permease, with product MDVVVFFFLLGLFARLVKSDLRLPEALYETLTLYLLLAIGLKGGLELSRQAVDVLAPQVLVLMGFGALIPLLVAPVLRLAGLRGVDAAGLAAHYGSVSVVTFAVGMTAVQRAGLPFEAHAPLWVAVMEAPGLVVGIVLARLALRQESGPIRWDLLAHEVLLGKSVLLLMGGLLIGWLAGDAGVAPIKALFIDPFKGVLALFLLELGLVAGGQLPALRRHGLRLVGLGLLLPPLLALLGLAVGKALGLQTGGVALVATLAASASYIAAPAALRVAVPQANTGLAIACALGVTFPFNLLVGIPLYLRLAEAFA from the coding sequence ATGGATGTGGTGGTCTTCTTCTTCCTGCTGGGCCTGTTCGCCCGCCTTGTCAAAAGCGATCTGCGCCTGCCCGAGGCGCTGTATGAGACGCTGACGCTCTACCTGCTGTTGGCCATCGGCCTCAAGGGCGGTTTGGAGCTCAGCCGGCAGGCGGTGGATGTGCTGGCGCCCCAGGTGCTGGTGCTGATGGGCTTCGGCGCCCTCATCCCCCTGCTGGTGGCGCCTGTGCTGCGCCTGGCCGGCCTGCGCGGCGTGGACGCCGCCGGCCTGGCCGCGCATTACGGCTCGGTCAGCGTGGTGACCTTTGCGGTGGGGATGACGGCCGTGCAGCGCGCCGGTCTGCCCTTTGAGGCCCATGCGCCGCTGTGGGTGGCGGTGATGGAGGCGCCGGGCCTGGTGGTCGGCATCGTGCTGGCGCGCTTGGCCCTGCGGCAGGAGAGTGGGCCGATCCGCTGGGACCTGCTGGCCCACGAGGTCTTGCTGGGCAAGTCTGTTTTGCTGCTGATGGGCGGGCTGCTGATCGGCTGGCTGGCGGGTGACGCCGGCGTGGCGCCGATCAAGGCCCTGTTCATCGACCCCTTCAAGGGCGTGCTGGCCCTCTTCCTGCTGGAACTGGGCCTGGTGGCTGGGGGCCAATTGCCGGCCTTGCGCCGCCATGGCCTGCGCCTGGTGGGTCTGGGCTTGCTGCTGCCGCCGCTCTTGGCCCTGCTGGGTCTGGCCGTGGGCAAGGCCTTGGGCCTGCAGACCGGCGGCGTGGCCCTCGTGGCCACGCTGGCCGCCAGTGCCAGCTACATCGCGGCGCCCGCTGCGCTGCGCGTGGCGGTGCCCCAGGCCAACACCGGCCTGGCCATCGCCTGCGCGCTCGGTGTGACCTTCCCCTTCAATCTGCTGGTGGGCATTCCGCTCTACCTGCGGCTGGCCGAGGCCTTCGCATGA